A DNA window from Zingiber officinale cultivar Zhangliang chromosome 3A, Zo_v1.1, whole genome shotgun sequence contains the following coding sequences:
- the LOC122051081 gene encoding calcium-dependent protein kinase 20-like: MGNCCAAPSDPDGKARKKKKGKRREKRQNPFSIDYNRGHSSGLGVLRNPTGRDICSRYELGKELGRGEFGITYLCTEKSSGERFACKSISKKKLRTAVDIEDVRREVEIMRHLPAHPNIVSLKDTYEDDADVHLVMELCEGGELFDRIVARGHYTEREAAAVTRTIIEVIQVCHEHGVMHRDLKPENFLFGNKREKAPLKAIDFGLSVFFKPGERFTEIVGSPYYMAPEVLKRNYGPEIDVWSAGVILYILLCGVPPFWAETEQGVAQAILRSVIDFKREPWPRVSGGAKDLVMHMLDPDPNKRSTAQQVLDHPWLQNVKNAPNVNLGETVRARLQQFSVMNKFKKKALRVMAEYLSEEEAADIKEMFQKLDINKKGSISLEEMKFGLHKLGHQIPDADLQILMDAADVDRSGTLDYGEFVAVSIHLRKIENEEHLHKAFSYFDQNKSGYIEMEELRDSLADDMGPNHEEIISAIYRDVDTDKDGKISYEEFAAMMKAGTDWRKASRQYSRERFSTLSSKLLKNGSLELKNHDS, translated from the exons ATGGGCAATTGCTGCGCAGCCCCCAGTGATCCTGATGGGAaggcgaggaagaagaagaaggggaaacGGAGGGAGAAGAGACAGAATCCCTTTTCGATCGACTACAACCGAGGGCATAGCTCTGGCTTGGGCGTCCTCAGGAATCCCACCGGCCGAGACATCTGCAGCCGGTACGAGCTCGGGAAAGAGCTCGGCCGCGGCGAATTCGGCATCACCTACCTATGCACCGAAAAGTCCTCCGGGGAGCGCTTTGCCTGCAAATCCATCTCTAAGAAGAAGCTGCGCACCGCCGTTGACATTGAGGACGTTCGGCGGGAGGTTGAGATCATGAGGCATTTGCCCGCCCACCCCAACATCGTCAGCCTCAAGGACACCTACGAGGACGACGCCGACGTCCACCTCGTCATGGAGCTATGCGAAGGAGGGGAGCTCTTCGATAGGATCGTCGCAAGGGGGCATTACACCGAACGGGAGGCAGCTGCCGTGACGCGTACAATCATTGAAGTGATTCAG GTATGTCACGAGCATGGGGTCATGCACCGGGATCTCAAACCTGAGAACTTCCTGTTTGGGAACAAAAGGGAAAAGGCACCACTGAAAGCCATTGATTTTGGATTGTCAGTCTTCTTTAAACCTG GCGAACGCTTCACTGAAATTGTCGGCAGCCCTTATTACATGGCACCAGAGGTTCTAAAGAGAAATTACGGCCCAGAAATTGATGTGTGGAGTGCTGGAGTTATACTATACATCCTTCTTTGTGGTGTCCCCCCATTTTGGGCAG AAACTGAACAGGGTGTTGCACAGGCAATTTTACGTTCTGTGATAGATTTTAAGAGAGAACCTTGGCCAAGAGTTTCTGGTGGTGCTAAAGATCTTGTGATGCATATGCTTGATCCAGACCCCAACAAGAGGTCTACGGCTCAGCAAGTCCTTG ATCATCCATGGCTGCAGAACGTGAAGAATGCTCCTAATGTTAATCTTGGAGAAACTGTACGAGCAAGATTGCAGCAGTTCTCTGTTATGaacaaatttaaaaagaaagCCTTAAGG GTAATGGCTGAATATTTATCTGAAGAAGAAGCTGCTGACATTAAGGAAATGTTTCAGAAGTTGGATATAAACAAAAAAGGAAGCATTTCTCTTGAAGAGATGAAATTTGGTCTACACAAGCTTGGTCATCAGATTCCAGATGCTGATCTCCAGATATTAATGGATGCG GCTGATGTTGATAGAAGCGGCACTCTAGATTACGGTGAATTTGTTGCTGTATCAATTCACCTGCGGAAAATTGAGAATGAGGAGCACCTTCACAAAGCTTTTTCATACTTTGACCAGAACAAGAGTGGTTATATAGAAATGGAAGAGCTCAGAGATTCATTGGCTGATGATATGGGTCCAAATCATGAAGAAATCATTAGTGCTATTTATCGTGATGTTGACACAGACAAG GATGGAAAAATAAGTTATGAGGAGTTTGCAGCAATGATGAAGGCTGGCACAGATTGGAGGAAGGCATCAAGGCAATACTCAAGGGAACGGTTCAGTACCCTCAGCTCAAAGTTGCTGAAAAATGGATCTTTAGAACTTAAGAATCATGATAGCTAA